One Flavobacterium sp. 90 DNA segment encodes these proteins:
- a CDS encoding KUP/HAK/KT family potassium transporter: MSASHKNLHSKLSIGGLLITLGIIYGDIGTSPLYVMKAILGDYAINADIVLGGISCVFWTLTLQTTIKYVLITLSADNHGEGGIFALYALVKKTKIQWLIVPAIIGGSALLADGIITPPISISSAVEGIRAFYPTMETETIVYIVIGILFVLFTIQQFGTKLVGKFFAPMMLIWFAMLGTLGALQIMSHPEVVKAINPYYAYHLLSIHPDGFFVLGFVFLCTTGAEALYSDMGHCGRKNIRISWIFVKTTLVLNYFGQAAYLIHHEGSTLQQLGGENGNPFYLIMPHWFLPFGIVVATLAAVIASQALISGSFTLINEAMRLNFWPKVKIKYPTEVKGQLYIPSINWLLFFGCVGIVLHFQKSGNMEHAYGLAIILCMIMTTILLNYYLIMKRVKLYLMVPLITIYLLIEFSFLFANITKFAEGGYVTLIIAILLISIMTIWYLAKKINKSYTKIIKIDDYKKVLMELSEDLSIPKYATHLVYMTNANRVDELEEKVIYSILQKRPKRADIYWFVHVNILTEPYKTQYKVTEIAKDDIYRIDFNLGFREPTKINLMFREVIRDMVKRGEVDITSRYESLNKNNIIGDFKFVLSEKFLSNDNDLRWHENIIMNSYFFIKKLSLSEERAFGLDSSSVKIEKFPMVLHAPENIGLTRIIK, encoded by the coding sequence ATGAGCGCATCGCATAAAAACTTACATAGTAAGTTGTCTATAGGGGGTTTATTGATAACATTGGGAATTATTTATGGAGATATTGGTACTTCTCCATTATATGTAATGAAAGCCATACTTGGTGATTATGCAATTAATGCCGATATTGTTTTAGGTGGTATTTCTTGTGTTTTCTGGACATTGACTTTGCAAACTACAATTAAGTACGTACTTATTACTTTAAGTGCCGACAATCATGGTGAAGGTGGAATTTTTGCTCTTTATGCTTTAGTTAAAAAAACGAAGATTCAGTGGCTCATTGTGCCCGCCATTATTGGAGGAAGTGCCTTACTTGCAGACGGAATTATAACACCGCCAATCTCGATTTCATCTGCCGTTGAAGGTATTAGAGCTTTCTATCCAACGATGGAAACAGAGACAATTGTTTATATTGTTATCGGGATTTTATTTGTTCTATTTACCATTCAACAATTTGGAACTAAACTAGTTGGTAAGTTTTTCGCACCAATGATGTTAATCTGGTTTGCCATGTTAGGAACATTGGGTGCTCTACAAATCATGAGTCATCCTGAAGTTGTAAAAGCAATCAATCCTTATTACGCTTATCATTTATTATCGATACATCCTGATGGATTTTTCGTTCTTGGTTTTGTATTTTTATGTACTACCGGAGCCGAAGCTTTGTACTCAGACATGGGACACTGCGGAAGAAAAAACATTAGAATTAGCTGGATTTTTGTAAAAACTACTTTAGTATTAAACTACTTTGGTCAGGCAGCCTATCTAATACACCACGAAGGAAGCACATTGCAACAATTAGGTGGAGAAAATGGGAATCCGTTTTACTTGATTATGCCACATTGGTTTTTACCATTTGGAATTGTAGTTGCAACTCTTGCTGCTGTAATTGCTTCTCAAGCGCTTATCAGTGGATCATTTACTTTGATCAACGAAGCAATGCGTTTGAATTTCTGGCCGAAAGTAAAAATCAAATATCCTACTGAAGTAAAAGGACAATTATATATTCCGTCAATCAACTGGTTATTATTCTTTGGTTGTGTTGGAATTGTTTTACACTTTCAGAAATCAGGAAACATGGAGCATGCATATGGTCTTGCTATCATTTTATGTATGATCATGACTACAATTTTACTTAATTATTATTTAATAATGAAAAGAGTAAAACTGTATTTAATGGTTCCGCTTATCACAATTTATTTATTGATTGAGTTCAGTTTCTTATTTGCAAATATTACAAAGTTTGCCGAAGGTGGTTACGTAACTTTAATCATTGCAATACTTTTGATTTCGATTATGACAATTTGGTATTTGGCAAAGAAAATCAACAAAAGCTATACTAAAATCATCAAAATTGACGATTATAAAAAAGTATTAATGGAATTAAGCGAAGACTTATCTATCCCGAAATACGCAACGCATTTGGTTTATATGACGAATGCAAACCGTGTTGATGAACTGGAAGAAAAAGTTATTTATTCGATTTTACAAAAGCGTCCAAAAAGAGCTGATATCTACTGGTTTGTACACGTAAACATTCTTACGGAACCTTATAAAACACAATATAAAGTTACTGAAATTGCGAAAGATGATATTTACAGAATCGATTTTAACTTAGGATTTAGAGAACCTACAAAAATCAATTTAATGTTTAGAGAAGTAATTCGTGATATGGTAAAACGTGGCGAAGTAGATATTACAAGCCGTTACGAATCTTTGAACAAAAACAATATTATTGGCGATTTCAAATTTGTATTGTCTGAGAAATTCTTATCAAATGATAACGA